The following are encoded together in the Lepidochelys kempii isolate rLepKem1 chromosome 7, rLepKem1.hap2, whole genome shotgun sequence genome:
- the RASSF1 gene encoding ras association domain-containing protein 1 isoform X2: protein MSEGEPGTPSFEMTWSSTTSSGYCSQEDSDSELEQYFTARTSFIRKPLKDKDEQIDWEKPVLTQAEIEQKIKEYNSQINSNLFMSLNKDGSYTGFIKVQLKLIRPVSVPASKKAPSIQNANKAPRSQVVTRRTSFYLPKDTVKHLHIISRTRASEVIEALLKKFMVVDNPRKFALFERAEKDDQVYLRKLSDEEQPLHLRLLAGPNEKVLSFVLKENETGEVNWDAFSMPELHNFLRILQREEEEHIRQILQKYARCRQKMQEALTTRTPG from the exons ATGAGCGAGGGCGAGCCGGGGACCCCGTCCTTCGAGATGACCTGGAGCAGCACCACCAGCAGCGGCTACTGCAGCCAGGAGGACTCGGACTCGGAGCTGGAGCAGTACTTCACGGCGCGCACTTCCTTCATCCGCAAACCCCTCAAGGACAAG GACGAGCAGATTGACTGGGAGAAGCCAGTTCTGACCCAAGCCGAGATCGAGCAGAAGATAAAGGAATACAACAGCCAGATCAACAGCAACCTCTTCATGAGCTTG aacAAAGACGGCTCCTACACTGGCTTCATCAAGGTGCAGCTGAAGCTGATTCGGCCGGTCTCGGTGCCAGCCAGCAAGAAGGCGCCCTCCATTCAGAATGCCAATAAGGCGCCGCGCTCCCAGGTGGTGACGCGCCGCACGTCCTTCTACCTGCCCAAGGACACAGTCAAGCACCTGCACATCATCTCCCGCACCCGCGCCAGCGAGGTCATTGAGGCCCTGCTCAAGAAGTTTATGGTGGTAGACAACCCCCGCAAGTTCGCCCTCTTCGAGCGAGCTGAGAAGGACGACCAAG TGTACCTGCGGAAGCTCTCAGATGAGGAGCAGCCCCTGCATCTCCGGCTGCTGGCTGGCCCCAACGAGAAGGTCCTCAGCTTCGTTCTGAAGGAGAACGAGACCGGAGAGGTCAAT TGGGACGCCTTCAGCATGCCTGAGCTGCACAACTTCCTGCGCATCCTGCAGCGTGAGGAGGAGGAGCACATCCGCCAGATCTTGCAGAAGTACGCCCGCTGCCGCCAGAAGATGCAGGAGGCACTGACTACCCGCACCCCGGGCTGA